A genomic region of Mycolicibacterium poriferae contains the following coding sequences:
- the acpS gene encoding holo-ACP synthase AcpS produces the protein MAIVGIGIDLVSIPEFAEQVDRPGTVFAETFTPGERRDAADKSSSAARHLAARWAAKEAVIKAWSVSRFSKRPVLPEGIHRDIEVITDMWGRPRVRLSGAVAEHLKEVTIHLSLTHEADTAAAVAVLEER, from the coding sequence GTGGCCATCGTCGGGATAGGCATCGACCTCGTCTCCATTCCTGAGTTCGCCGAGCAGGTGGACCGGCCGGGCACGGTGTTCGCCGAGACGTTCACCCCGGGTGAGCGGCGCGACGCCGCCGACAAGAGTTCGTCGGCGGCGCGCCACCTCGCGGCGCGGTGGGCGGCCAAGGAAGCCGTCATCAAGGCGTGGTCGGTGTCGCGGTTCTCGAAACGGCCGGTGCTGCCCGAGGGCATCCACCGCGACATCGAGGTGATCACCGACATGTGGGGGCGGCCGCGGGTGCGGCTGTCGGGGGCGGTGGCCGAGCACCTCAAAGAGGTGACCATTCATCTGTCGCTGACCCATGAGGCCGACACCGCCGCCGCGGTGGCCGTCCTCGAGGAGCGCTAG